The following coding sequences are from one Candidatus Dependentiae bacterium window:
- a CDS encoding DMT family transporter — protein sequence MILIILLYAVFSAMTFINSSLMATNPYPFFVGMLRALGSSAILLSYSWFFFRKQTMEFSLSSRGWLLLLTYGVLIHAFVMCGFSYSMQYADPVTVCFIVASGPFLTAIIQYFRGQEYLTYKKVIGLLVGFIGLVPILVVSEHSSSNLLDPELQWWGNLISLLSMLVFSYGWVVLKQFLKEFSHPIQLINGIAMLVGGLVSAVFVACAHGFEVFSLNFSPEFPLLMSAFLASSLLTYMLYVYLLGRYSPTFIAFAGFLEPAFGLFYGAALMGYSVTGNALLALTILFSGLYIFYLEELKNTPTI from the coding sequence ATGATTTTAATTATTTTACTGTACGCGGTATTCTCCGCTATGACTTTTATCAACAGTTCTTTGATGGCAACAAATCCATATCCATTTTTTGTAGGAATGCTTAGAGCCTTGGGAAGTAGCGCTATTTTGCTCAGTTACTCATGGTTTTTCTTTCGTAAGCAAACCATGGAGTTTTCTTTGTCTTCTCGAGGATGGCTGCTTTTGCTCACTTATGGAGTTCTCATTCATGCTTTTGTGATGTGTGGGTTTTCTTACAGTATGCAATATGCAGATCCGGTAACTGTATGTTTTATAGTTGCATCTGGTCCTTTTTTAACAGCTATTATTCAGTATTTTAGGGGTCAAGAATATTTAACCTATAAAAAAGTCATAGGACTTTTGGTTGGTTTTATTGGCTTAGTGCCAATATTGGTAGTTTCTGAGCATAGCTCGTCAAATTTGCTCGACCCAGAGTTACAATGGTGGGGCAATCTAATATCTTTGCTTTCTATGCTTGTTTTTTCATATGGATGGGTTGTTTTAAAACAGTTTTTAAAAGAGTTTTCACATCCGATTCAATTGATTAATGGGATTGCCATGTTGGTAGGAGGCCTTGTTTCTGCTGTTTTTGTGGCATGTGCTCATGGTTTTGAGGTTTTTTCTTTAAACTTTTCGCCGGAATTTCCGCTTCTGATGTCTGCTTTTTTAGCCTCGAGTCTTTTAACTTATATGCTCTACGTCTATCTTTTGGGTAGATATTCGCCTACGTTTATAGCCTTTGCGGGATTTTTAGAGCCAGCCTTTGGGCTCTTTTATGGAGCTGCGCTGATGGGATATTCGGTCACTGGAAACGCTCTGCTGGCGCTCACAATTCTTTTTTCAGGGCTTTATATCTTTTATTTAGAAGAGCTAAAAAATACCCCTACCATTTGA